From Aspergillus chevalieri M1 DNA, chromosome 4, nearly complete sequence, a single genomic window includes:
- a CDS encoding uncharacterized protein (COG:S;~EggNog:ENOG410PJBI), whose product MAIWPWSRKNKRHTIQLGDPETATTASQPLPEMASSSFAPNVEPRLTRKKSKRQKNRHSDSASLNNNNNNHTNSVNSANAKKSRAQKHPRFHESYTARSGPQQSTMSRSTSIKGKRGDNGHAVLKKRLSQRKLNKIAREQEIRLMASCPIDIPRRPGEPVPVAPVKRAPRSRSRRSERHRSETSLSVRDSAASSMSDIPEAYTFKVNALAAFTPRPLVRYEAPRLPTSRSNNASAASTRRERLPALTVSEENLSRRRVDHYVDDLDAGGLRELLERDRRRQERQAIEKQEKLQRKLERAAEKQRAAEARAAETADPSGTAEDERQNFLDGPSRPPTADAPREPDSRSDAVQSPEPAGSWLRDSSKEPTRSRETLESVHVIGNIDDSSIREPPKLVQRPSFAQSQDISMSRTTLSPAQSQSTSRHGLGSPTSSQIYGLGGESLSDASRTMDSERRLSDHSGMRMNTFSSLFRRGSSRLKRRYRERFHDQTSDFSSHASHASRESFSRIPTQSSAPGPAPAAPSPIPARPLPRSTNTVKRSQSKFTEHFGDEPLSPPDSRLQSPEIAEEPEEHPGSMPIPIGTAIGTAYPIPGSDSDLPAARNRHRSWISDNMDDDNVPLSQSLASIDSEGSWMSGNFLRRISQRRSNHPVRHSTGQFEGPDDASHVDDLPGFVRFSSGNDEERTSADAIEEPEIQPDLRLPDEDPAETWHTEVAKRPVLVNPTVRPKSTEGMLKNIQSLSPISAEAEFSPIEEHSAELDYATDEDDHDHGHGPVA is encoded by the exons ATGGCCATATGGCCCTGGAGTCGCAAGAATAAGCGGCACACCATTCAGCTCGGAGATCCTGAAACCGCTACTACAGCCTCACAACCTCTCCCTGAAAtggcttcctcttcctttgcGCCCAATGTCGAGCCTCGCCTGACTCGCAAGAAATCCAAACGTCAAAAGAACCGTCACTCCGATTCCGCCTCcctgaacaacaacaacaacaaccataCTAATAGTGTGAAT TCCGCCAACGCGAAAAAATCTCGGGCGCAAAAACATCCTCGTTTCCATGAATCTTATACCGCCCGTTCGGGGCCTCAGCAATCCACCATGTCCCGATCAACTTCTATAAAGGGGAAACGCGGCGACAATGGTCACGCCGTGCTCAAGAAGCGTCTGAGCCAGCGCAAATTGAACAAAATCGCCCGCGAACAGGAAATTCGTCTCATGGCCTCATGTCCCATCGATATTCCTCGTCGTCCGGGTGAGCCGGTACCGGTCGCTCCCGTCAAACGCGCTCCTAGGTCGCGGAGTCGACGCTCTGAACGTCATCGCTCCGAGACTAGTTTGTCCGTTCGGGATTCCGCTGCCTCGTCCATGTCGGATATCCCTGAAGCGTATACCTTCAAAGTCAATGCTTTAGCCGCCTTTACTCCAAGACCTCTTGTTCGCTACGAGGCTCCGCGACTGCCTACTTCTCGCAGCAACAATGCCTCCGCTGCTTCCACGCGACGAGAAAGGCTACCCGCCTTGACCGTATCGGAGGAGAATCTGTCCAGACGGCGGGTTGACCACTATGTTGATGATCTCGATGCTGGCGGTCTACGCGAGTTGCTTGAGCGAGACCGACGGCGGCAAGAGCGTCAAGCCATTGAAAAACAGGAGAAACTCCAGCGCAAACTTGAACGGGCTGCTGAGAAGCAACGTGCGGCTGAAGCCCGTGCTGCTGAAACTGCTGATCCTTCTGGTACCGCTGAAGACGAACGGCAAAATTTCCTCGATGGTCCCAGTCGTCCTCCGACCGCGGATGCACCCAGAGAACCTGATTCCAGGAGTGACGCGGTTCAATCTCCCGAGCCGGCGGGATCGTGGCTGCGTGATTCTTCCAAAGAGCCAACGCGTAGTCGCGAGACACTCGAGAGCGTCCACGTTATCGGCAACATTGACGACAGCTCGATCCGTGAGCCACCAAAATTGGTTCAGCGGCCGAGTTTCGCTCAGTCACAAGACATCAGCATGTCTCGCACCACTCTCTCACCCGCCCAGTCCCAGTCAACCTCTCGTCATGGCCTGGGCAGCCCGACATCCTCCCAGATCTACGGCCTGGGAGGGGAATCCTTGTCGGATGCTTCCCGGACCATGGATTCGGAACGACGCCTGTCCGACCACAGCGGCATGCGTATGAACACCTTCTCCTCGCTGTTCCGCCGTGGCAGCTCGCGGCTAAAGAGGAGATACCGTGAACGGTTCCACGACCAGACATCAGACTTTTCTTCGCATGCATCACACGCATCCCGCGAGTCGTTCTCTAGGATCCCTACGCAGTCGTCAGCGCCAGGTCCCGCACCTGCGGCACCATCCCCAATCCCGGCACGACCGCTCCCTCGTTCCACAAACACCGTTAAACGGTCGCAGTCGAAATTCACCGAACACTTTGGCGACGAACCTCTGTCGCCGCCTGATTCCCGACTGCAGTCCCCTGAAATTGCCGAAGAACCCGAAGAGCATCCCGGAAGTATGCCCATACCGATTGGAACAGCGATTGGAACCGCATACCCGATTCCTGGCTCAGACTCGGacctgccagcggctcgcAACCGTCACCGTTCATGGATAAGCGATAACATGGACGATGACAACGTGCCACTATCCCAGTCCTTGGCGTCGATCGATTCAGAAGGCTCGTGGATGTCGGGCAACTTTTTACGTCGCATTTCCCAACGGAGATCCAACCATCCCGTCCGACACAGCACGGGTCAATTCGAAGGGCCCGACGATGCGTCTCACGTCGACGACCTACCAGGCTTCGTTCGATTCTCCTCAGGCAACGACGAAGAACGGACCAGCGCCGACGCCATCGAGGAGCCAGAAATCCAGCCGGATCTGCGTCTGCCCGACGAGGACCCGGCTGAGACATGGCATACCGAAGTCGCTAAACGACCAGTCCTGGTGAACCCTACGGTCCGCCCCAAGTCGACAGAGGGCATGCTTAAGAACATCCAATCACTATCACCCATCTCTGCCGAAGCGGAATTCAGTCCGATTGAAGAACATTCGGCCGAGCTTGACTACGCGACTGACGAGGATGACCATGACCATGGCCATGGTCCCGTCGCGTAA
- a CDS encoding uncharacterized protein (COG:G;~EggNog:ENOG410PKV4;~InterPro:IPR005828,IPR036259;~TransMembrane:5 (n14-25c29/30o53-71i83-104o110-127i148-170o190-211i);~go_component: GO:0016021 - integral component of membrane [Evidence IEA];~go_function: GO:0022857 - transmembrane transporter activity [Evidence IEA];~go_process: GO:0055085 - transmembrane transport [Evidence IEA]) encodes MIPLGNQIGHRMSLLVAAGIATTGLVTQAASYSLPQLVDRRVISGIGTEAGKNVVVIGVSIASGIVAAGWVNVGFSFVEGEEVAWRLPLALPVVSSVLLMGFSMCFSESPQWFVVITTVIDNISRTFQQASGAERGFLDLLKPSPERLFQRLCLVIGINVAAQMTGANVISHYGKTIFKEFLNLEDTKAFFLNAGVLTWKILAAVSAYLNVDRFSRKPLFIASV; translated from the exons ATGATACCCCTGGGGAATCAGATTGGTCATCGCATGTCCCTACTCGTCGCTGCCGGCATCGCTACAACCGGTCTTGTCACCCAAGCTGCCTCGTACAGCCTGCCGCAACTGGTCGACAGGCGGGTGATATCCGGAATCGGGACGGAGGC GGGGAAGAACGTGGTTGTTATTGGTGTTTCTATAGCGAGTGGAATTGTGGCGGCGGGCTGGGTGAATGTGGGGTTCTCTTTCgttgagggggaggaggttgCTTGGAGGTTGCCGCTGGCATTACCGGTTGTGTCCAGTGTTTTGTTAATGGGGTTTAGTATGTGTTTTTCGGAGTCGCCGCAGTGGTTTGTCG TGATCACAACGGTGATAGATAATATCTCCAGGACGTTCCAGCAAGCATCTGGCGCGGAACGAGGTTTTCTTGACCTGCTCAAGCCGTCACCAGAGCGTCTTTTCCAGCGCCTCTGTCTAGTCATCGGAATCAATGTCGCCGCACAGATGACCGGCGCAAACGTCATCTCCCACTACGGCAAAACCATCTTTAAAGAATTCCTCAATCTCGAGGACACAAAGGCCTTCTTCCTAAATGCCGGCGTGCTAACCTGGAAAATCCTCGCCGCCGTATCCGCCTACCTCAACGTCGACCGCTTCAGCCGCAAGCCACTATTCATAGCGTCAGTCTAG
- a CDS encoding uncharacterized protein (COG:C;~EggNog:ENOG410PFMM;~InterPro:IPR036291,IPR029753,IPR006140;~go_function: GO:0051287 - NAD binding [Evidence IEA];~go_process: GO:0055114 - oxidation-reduction process [Evidence IEA]) codes for MKPDVVIINAARGAIIDEAAMADALESGPVGLDVYEREPETREKLLGQERVLLVLHVGTHTVEMLAKMEAWGMECEEGGFGGGGQRLCLLGGR; via the coding sequence ATGAAACCAGACGTGGTGATCATCAACGCAGCGCGTGGTGCTATCATCGACGAAGCTGCTATGGCAGATGCGCTGGAGAGCGGCCCTGTGGGGTTGGATGTTTACGAGCGGGAGCCGGAGACTAGAGAGAAGTTGTTGGGGCAGGAGAGGGTGCTTTTGGTGCTGCATGTGGGGACGCATACTGTTGAGATGCTGGCGAAGATGGAGGCGTGGGGGATGGAATGTGAGGAGGGCGGTTTTGGGGGAGGGGGTCAGAGGTTGTGTTTGCTTGGTGGTAGATAG
- a CDS encoding uncharacterized protein (COG:C;~EggNog:ENOG410PVX7) encodes MTKDDLFKTNASIIRHFAAIFCVVTNLVNSTLPVAAETLRKAGVFNPARLFSVTTSDVVRVSTFIAHALGDT; translated from the exons ATGACCAAAGATG ACCTCTTCAAAACAAACGCCAGCATCATCCGACATTTCGCCGCAATCTTCTGCGTCGTCACAAATCTCGTCAACTCGACCCTGCCTGTCGCGGCTGAGACCCTGAGAAAGGCGGGGGTCTTTAATCCAGCACGTCTATTCAGCGTAACAACGTCAGACGTCGTGCGTGTTTCTACATTTATCGCACATGCTCTGGGCGATACCTAA
- a CDS encoding uncharacterized protein (COG:C;~EggNog:ENOG410PVX7;~InterPro:IPR015955;~go_function: GO:0003824 - catalytic activity [Evidence IEA];~go_function: GO:0016616 - oxidoreductase activity, acting on the CH-OH group of donors, NAD or NADP as acceptor [Evidence IEA];~go_process: GO:0005975 - carbohydrate metabolic process [Evidence IEA];~go_process: GO:0055114 - oxidation-reduction process [Evidence IEA]) translates to MAYAGFRFVKGLLAPRHGETMTEEAYVYLPDTPGGKEISAELCVEYFAVKIALGEAGATKPLPIGIGKISESEKGLLEVAVRASREYRDRVGFRGVVSAYMQCSSGHQSSHCS, encoded by the coding sequence ATGGCGTACGCTGGATTTCGCTTCGTCAAGGGTCTTCTGGCTCCTAGGCATGGCGAGACTATGACTGAAGAGGCGTATGTATACCTTCCTGATACCCCTGGAGGTAAGGAGATTTCTGCTGAGCTGTGTGTTGAGTATTTTGCCgtgaagattgcgctgggtGAGGCTGGTGCGACCAAGCCGTTGCCTATCGGTATCGGGAAGATTTCGGAGAGTGAAAAGGGGCTGCTTGAGGTTGCTGTTAGAGCTTCACGGGAATATCGAGACCGGGTTGGCTTTCGTGGAGTTGTGAGCGCTTATATGCAATGTAGTAGCGGTCATCAGTCAAGTCATTGCTCATGA
- a CDS encoding uncharacterized protein (BUSCO:EOG09263HED;~COG:C;~EggNog:ENOG410PI6Y;~InterPro:IPR018108,IPR023395,IPR002067;~PFAM:PF00153;~go_process: GO:0055085 - transmembrane transport [Evidence IEA]) has translation MQESARIHGRQFDDSASINTAHVLEKKKAPGPWVHLLAGASGGLATAIVTSPLDVLRTRLQSDIYRVSDRPFAASFPTPKTNTLNIISSIYRIEGWPAFFRGLGPSLAGVVPATAIKFYVYGNCKRIGANLLNNGQDSPFVHAQAAICAGIATATATNPIWLVKTRLQLDRAQTHAGEAPARRYRNSVDCVRQVIRHEGIRGLYRGMSASYLGTVETALHLVLYEKLKTVFSQSLKTTEGASPTWTEVAHWVSTSGAAGSAKLAANILTYPHEVVRTRLRQAPKENGVPKYTGLVQCFRTVLKEEGMAGMYGGLVPHMARSVPSAVITLGVYEFVLRLIGV, from the exons ATGCAAGAAAGCGCAAGGATTCACGGTCGTCAGTTTGATGACAGTGCATCAATTAATACGGCTCATGTcttagaaaagaaaaaggccCCAGGGCCTTGGGTGCACCTCTTGGCAGGCGC CTCTGGAGGTCTTGCCACTGCAATTGTGACCTCTCCCCTCGATGTCCTACGGACAAGACTCCAATCTGATATCTACCGAGTCTCCGATCGCCCTTTCGCCGCCTCCTTCCCCACGCCGAAAACCAATACACTAAACATTATCAGCTCTATTTACCGGATAGAGGGCTGGCCAGCATTCTTCCGTGGTCTTGGTCCAAGTCTTGCGGGTGTGGTGCCAGCGACTGCGATCAAGTTCTACGTATACGGAAACTGCAAGCGGATTGGGGCTAATTTGCTGAACAACGGACAAGATTCCCCGTTTGTTCATGCTCAAGCAGCCATCTGTGCTGGGATAGCGACAGCGACAGCTACGAATCCGATTTGGCTTGTTAAGACACGGTTACAACTTGACCGAGCGCAGACACATGCTGGAGAGGCTCCGGCTCGGAGGTATCGGAATAGTGTGGACTGTGTCAGGCAGGTGATACGTCATGAGGGTATCCGTGGTCTATACAGGGGAATGAGTGCGAGCTATCTTGGAACAGTTGAAACGGCACTGCACTTGGTTCTCTATGAGAAGTTAAAGACGGTTTTCAGTCAATCTCTGAAGACGACAGAGGGAGCAAGCCCTACCTGGACCGAGGTTGCGCACTGGGTCAGCACAAGCGGCGCTGCAGGATCAGCTAAGCTAGCTGCGAACATACTGACATATCCTCATGAG GTCGTCAGAACCCGGTTGAGGCAAGCGCCTAAGGAAAATGGCGTTCCAAAGTACACCGGCCTCGTACAGTGTTTCCGCACTGTGCTCAAAGAAGAGGGCATGGCAGGTATGTATGGGGGACTGGTTCCTCATATGGCTCGCTCTGTGCCGTCGGCCGTCATTACGCTTGGCGTATACGAGTTTGTCTTGAGACTCATTGGCGTGTGA
- the GCN3 gene encoding translation initiation factor eIF2B subunit alpha (BUSCO:EOG09262X8R;~COG:J;~EggNog:ENOG410PJDX;~InterPro:IPR037171,IPR000649,IPR042529,IPR042528;~PFAM:PF01008;~go_process: GO:0044237 - cellular metabolic process [Evidence IEA]) yields MPIAAIEALVLLLTHSPSSTISETLDLLEKSTGHLKNSIPNPIGLSAGTDLFQRYLITTLQRPGQLGPAGDFNAIRAHLLSNGRLFIRRAKESRDKIAAFGRGFVRDGSTVLTNGGSRVVASLLQKAADEKGGPSAVRFRVIYVLSSSKNVESSPGAEPEGMETVRALREKGVPVATIPESAVAYSLGKADMVIVGAEGVVENGGIVSRMGTYQIGLLAKAMSKPFYVVAESHKFVRLYPLGQYDLPIEQRVIDFKTEEEIADEAKQQPQATTTEATSKPVARNSCQSVDFTPPHLISALITDSGVLTPSAVSEELIKIWF; encoded by the coding sequence ATGCCAATCGCAGCCATCGAAGCtctcgtcctcctcctcacACACTCCCCCTCCTCGACAATATCCGAGACACTCGATCTACTTGAAAAGTCCACTGGACACTTGAAGAACTCGATCCCGAACCCTATCGGTCTGTCCGCAGGCACAGACCTTTTCCAACGATACCTAATCACAACTCTACAGCGGCCCGGCCAACTGGGACCTGCGGGGGACTTTAATGCGATCCGCGCGCACTTGCTGTCGAATGGCCGGTTGTTCATTAGACGGGCGAAAGAAAGCCGTGACAAGATTGCTGCATTTGGAAGGGGGTTCGTTCGCGATGGAAGTACGGTTCTGACGAATGGTGGATCTCGCGTGGTTGCGTCGTTGCTGCAGAAGGCTGCCGATGAGAAGGGTGGACCGTCTGCGGTGCGATTCCGCGTGATTTACGTTCTCTCATCATCGAAAAATGTTGAAAGTTCGCCTGGTGCTGAACCCGAGGGTATGGAAACCGTCCGCGCGCTCCGCGAGAAGGGTGTCCCCGTGGCCACGATCCCCGAGTCGGCTGTCGCATATTCTCTGGGCAAGGCGGACATGGTGATTGTTGGTGCTGAGGGTGTGGTGGAAAATGGAGGAATTGTGTCGCGGATGGGAACATATCAGATTGGTTTGCTCGCCAAGGCAATGAGCAAGCCCTTCTACGTTGTTGCGGAGAGCCACAAGTTCGTGCGACTCTACCCGCTTGGACAGTATGACCTTCCGATTGAGCAGCGTGTGATCGACTTTAAAACGGAGGAGGAGATTGCGGACGAAGCGAAGCAACAACCCCAGGCTACAACAACAGAAGCCACTTCAAAGCCCGTTGCAAGGAACAGTTGCCAATCGGTTGACTTTACGCCGCCGCATTTGATCTCCGCGTTGATTACGGACAGTGGAGTCCTGACGCCTAGTGCTGTCAGTGAGGAGCTGATTAAGATTTGGTTCTAA
- the nuf2 gene encoding kinetochore-associated Ndc80 complex subunit NUF2 (COG:D;~EggNog:ENOG410PIB9;~InterPro:IPR005549,IPR038275,IPR041112;~PFAM:PF03800,PF18595;~go_component: GO:0000776 - kinetochore [Evidence IEA];~go_component: GO:0031262 - Ndc80 complex [Evidence IEA]): protein MAYNNRMSQQFNRNQQQQGRGRKKEDENDALMRLPDKEIAGCINDIGIPFNTADLVKPNPQQIQMVMEWFAELLMNVTRETVEPAMRAAADDVGGDYPDLVPNDTRNLMGFFISLRRLMMECGVNDFTFSDLTRPTHDRLIKIFSYLINFVRFRESQTAVIDEHFNKSEKTKARIDTLYMENQEMEQRLEEMRRNLKANEGQVKEKVRRNDELKSRLLELRRNQERVAEALERAKTDKARRQTLLEEKTEKVVRSRQEVEKLRPYVLESPATLQSSLGELSENLMRDKAQIDSMEKRARALQTSSDTFTVVGNDVQACVKLLEDIAVELQKEEDEESRASRNREAISERGNNVREVEQTEKLLQRQLARWNERIEALRKNAQEKAEAAQAQMEELRNVQKQLREERAEKQRDMERRRIRIEQTEKKMADLKENIESEIQGAHDQYLKLESHIKLYITEMEKCL from the exons ATGGCGTATAACAATCGAATGAGCCAGCAGTTCAACAGaaaccagcaacagcagggCAGAGGTCGCAagaaggaggatgagaaCGATGCGTTGATGCGCCTG CCCGATAAAGAAATTGCAGGATGTATCAACGATATCGGGATCCCGTTTAACACGGCTGACCTGGTTAAGCCGAATCCGCAACAAATCCAGATGGTGATGGAATGGTTTGCAGAGCTCCTGATGAACGTCACTCGCGAGACAGTTGAGCCTGCTATGCGCGCAGCGGCGGACGACGTTGGCGGTGATTATCCGGACCTTGTCCCCAATGATACGCGAAATCTCATGGGTTTCTTTATTAGCTTACGGAGACTGATGATGGAG TGTGGTGTCAACGATTTCACATTTTCGGACCTAACAAGACCTACGCATGACCGACTCATCAAGATCTTCTCGTATCTCATCAATTTCGTTAGATTCCGCGAGTCGCAGACCGCCGTCATCGATGAACACTTCAACAAATCGGAAAAGACAAAAGCGCGTATTGACACCCTATACATGGAGAATCAGGAAATGGAGCAACGACTCGAGGAAATGCGGCGAAATCTCAAAGCCAACGAGGGGCAAGTAAAGGAGAAAGTCAGGCGAAACGATGAGCTGAAATCGCGGCTGCTCGAATTGAGACGAAACCAAGAGCGGGTCGCGGAGGCTCTGGAACGAGCCAAGACCGACAAAGCAAGGCGTCAGACTTTGTTGGAAGAGAAGACCGAGAAGGTCGTGCGCAGTCGACAAGAAGTGGAGAAGCTCCGGCCGTATGTTCTGGAGAGCCCGGCCACACTCCAGTCTTCGTTAGGCGAATTGTCGGAGAACTTGATGCGTGATAAGGCTCAAATAGATTCCATGGAGAAAAGAGCGCGAGCCCTGCAGACTTCGTCGGATACATTTACGGTTGTCGGGAACGATGTGCAAGCATGCGTCAAGCTGCTTGAGGACATCGCCGTGGAGCTgcagaaggaggaggatgaagaatcAAGAGCTTCACGAAATAGGGAAGCCATTTCGGAACGGGGGAACAATGTTAGAGAAGTGGAGCAAACGGAGAAGTTGCTGCAGCGCCAACTTGCACGGTGGAATGAGCGGATCGAAGCATTGCGCAAGAACGCCCAAGAGAAGGCAGAGGCGGCGCAAGCGCAGATGGAGGAGCTCCGCAACGTCCAGAAGCAGCTCCGTGAAGAGCGTGCGGAGAAGCAACGTGACAtggagaggagaagaatCCGGATAGAGCAGACAGAGAAGAAG ATGGCCGATCTCAAAGAGAACATCGAAAGTGAGATTCAAGGTGCTCATGATCAATATCTGAAGCTGGAGTCGCACATCAAGCTGTACATCACGGAGATGGAGAAATGCCTGTAG